From the Sebastes umbrosus isolate fSebUmb1 chromosome 2, fSebUmb1.pri, whole genome shotgun sequence genome, one window contains:
- the caprin1a gene encoding caprin-1a isoform X1, which produces MPSVMVGNNAVQSAIPDLGNASNSETMKQVLAVIDKKVRNMEKKKSKLDDCQARKSKGDQLNQDQLDALTKYQEIANNLEFARELQKSFLALGQEIQKAVKKTARREQLQREEMEQRRLKTVLELQFLLDQLGDESVRQDLKRPDATGSPLLSDADLKSLDEFYKLVGPDRNYDVRLTEQYEEASLHLLELLEGRDKAVAGTTYKSLKDTLEKVLLSGYFDRAQTHQNGKCEEEEEQEEQTVVAESKAGKQPSEPEASATEKYTEPIQVETTEFVNRQFIPETTYSSTEKDQVEEWTVEAQMVNSLQHQPPAQLAAEPTATVNHGSPPPAADPVVRKQVVQDLMAQMQGTYNFMQDSILEFDGQALDPAIVSAQPMKPGQTVDLQQLGCPSSESHSESRLPQTSEVSGPQESSQASMSLSSEQSPAPCSLSPAFPPVSKPTHTGGINVNAAPFQSVQAVFNLNAPVPPATDGQADPLKPPSQFPGGYGQGFSSQSESTVDQPDIPQETFQSVVGGFQPQDQVMPSTGGHEESSPGAGFGQSGQSFYNSRAVPRGGPRTGRGMMNGYRGSSNGFRGGYEGYRPPFSNAPSSGYGQTQFNTSRDYSNNTYQREGYQQNYKRGAAQGARGLSRGNAQTMRS; this is translated from the exons ATGCCTTCAGTGATGGTTGGCAACAATGCTGTCCAGTCTGCCATTCCAGACCTGGGAAATGCAAGTAATTCTGAGACCATGAAACAGGTTCTTGCTGTGATTGACAAGAAGGTTCGCAATatggaaaagaaaaag TCCAAACTGGATGACTGTCAGGCGAGGAAGAGTAAGGGAGATCAACTGAATCAGGATCAGCTG GATGCCTTGACGAAGTACCAAGAGATTGCCAACAACCTTGAGTTTGCTCGAGAATTGCAGAAGAGCTTCCTGGCATTGGGTCAAGAG ATTCAAAAGGCAGTGAAGAAGACTGCTAGACGGGAGCAGCTGCAGCGGGAGGAGATGGAACAACGGCGGCTGAAGACAGTGTTGGAGCTTCAGTTTTTACTGGACCAGTTGGGAGATGAGAGTGTCAGGCAGGACCTTAAACGGCCTGATGCCACTGGTTCCCCTCTGCTCAGTGACGCTGACCTCAAATCCCTTGATGAGTTTTACAAGCTGGTTGGACCTGATAGGAACTATGATGTCAG GTTGACTGAACAATATGAAGAAGCGTCATTGCACTTGTTGGAACTGCTTGAAGGCCGGGACAAGGCTGTGGCAGGGACCACAT ACAAGTCACTGAAGGACACTCTGGAGAAAGTGCTGCTGAGTGGTTACTTTGACAGAGCACAAACTCATCAGAATGGGAagtgtgaggaggaagaggagcaagaGGAGCAGACTGTGGTGGCTGAGTCTAAGGCTGGGAAGCAGCCATCAGAACCTG AAGCATCAGCTACTGAAAAATACACAGAGCCAATTCAAGTGGAAACCACAGAG TTCGTAAACAGACAGTTCATTCCAGAAACTACGTACAGCAGTACAGAAAAAGACCAAGTGGAGGAGTGGACAGTGGAGGCTCAG ATGGTGAATTCCCTCCAGCACCAGCCCCCTGCCCAGCTGGCTGCAGAACCAACCGCTACTGTGAACCACGGCAGTCCCCCTCCGGCTGCTGACCCAGTGGTCAGGAAGCAGGTCGTGCAGGACCTCATGGCCCAAATGCAGGGGACGTACAACTTCATGCAG GACTCCATTTTGGAGTTTGACGGCCAAGCTCTGGACCCAGCCATCGTGTCCGCCCAGCCGATGAAGCCTGGGCAGACTGTTGACCTGCAGCAGTTGGGCTGCCCTTCAAGTGAGT CCCACTCAGAGTCCAGACTTCCTCAGACAAGTGAAGTGTCTGGACCACAGGAATCCTCACAA GCCTCGATGTCTCTGTCGTCTGAGCAGTCCCCCGCCCCATGCTCCCTGTCCCCTGCTTTCCCACCTGTCTCCAAACCCACCCACACTGGAGGCATCAATGTCAACGCCGCACCCTTCCAGTCAGTGCAAGCG GTCTTTAATCTGAATGCACCCGTACCTCCAGCCACTGATGGCCAAGCAGATCCTCTGAAGCCGCCCAGCCAGTTCCCTGGTGGCTATGGACAGGGCTTTAGCAGCCAGTCAGAGAGTACTGTAGACCAGCCTGACATCCCACAGGAGACATTCCAGTCAG TTGTTGGTGGGTTCCAGCCCCAAGACCAGGTCATGCCATCAACAGGAGGCCATGAAGAGTCCTCTCCAGGCGCAGGGTTTGGACAGTCAGGTCAGTCCTTTTACAACAGCAGGGCTGTGCCCAGGGGCGGACCCAGGACCGGCCGTGGCATGATGAACGGATACCGGGGCTCCTCCAATGGATTCAGAG GGGGATATGAAGGTTATCGCCCTCCTTTCTCAAACGCTCCCAGCAGCGGTTATGGTCAAACCCAATTTAATACGTCTCGGGACTATTCCAATAACACCTACCAGCGG GAGGGATACCAACAAAACTACAAGCGGGGAGCTGCCCAAGGAGCTCGAGGTTTGTCGAGAGGAAATGCTCAAACAATGCGATCCTAA
- the caprin1a gene encoding caprin-1a isoform X2 produces MPSVMVGNNAVQSAIPDLGNASNSETMKQVLAVIDKKVRNMEKKKSKLDDCQARKSKGDQLNQDQLDALTKYQEIANNLEFARELQKSFLALGQEIQKAVKKTARREQLQREEMEQRRLKTVLELQFLLDQLGDESVRQDLKRPDATGSPLLSDADLKSLDEFYKLVGPDRNYDVRLTEQYEEASLHLLELLEGRDKAVAGTTYKSLKDTLEKVLLSGYFDRAQTHQNGKCEEEEEQEEQTVVAESKAGKQPSEPEASATEKYTEPIQVETTEFVNRQFIPETTYSSTEKDQVEEWTVEAQMVNSLQHQPPAQLAAEPTATVNHGSPPPAADPVVRKQVVQDLMAQMQGTYNFMQDSILEFDGQALDPAIVSAQPMKPGQTVDLQQLGCPSTHSESRLPQTSEVSGPQESSQASMSLSSEQSPAPCSLSPAFPPVSKPTHTGGINVNAAPFQSVQAVFNLNAPVPPATDGQADPLKPPSQFPGGYGQGFSSQSESTVDQPDIPQETFQSVVGGFQPQDQVMPSTGGHEESSPGAGFGQSGQSFYNSRAVPRGGPRTGRGMMNGYRGSSNGFRGGYEGYRPPFSNAPSSGYGQTQFNTSRDYSNNTYQREGYQQNYKRGAAQGARGLSRGNAQTMRS; encoded by the exons ATGCCTTCAGTGATGGTTGGCAACAATGCTGTCCAGTCTGCCATTCCAGACCTGGGAAATGCAAGTAATTCTGAGACCATGAAACAGGTTCTTGCTGTGATTGACAAGAAGGTTCGCAATatggaaaagaaaaag TCCAAACTGGATGACTGTCAGGCGAGGAAGAGTAAGGGAGATCAACTGAATCAGGATCAGCTG GATGCCTTGACGAAGTACCAAGAGATTGCCAACAACCTTGAGTTTGCTCGAGAATTGCAGAAGAGCTTCCTGGCATTGGGTCAAGAG ATTCAAAAGGCAGTGAAGAAGACTGCTAGACGGGAGCAGCTGCAGCGGGAGGAGATGGAACAACGGCGGCTGAAGACAGTGTTGGAGCTTCAGTTTTTACTGGACCAGTTGGGAGATGAGAGTGTCAGGCAGGACCTTAAACGGCCTGATGCCACTGGTTCCCCTCTGCTCAGTGACGCTGACCTCAAATCCCTTGATGAGTTTTACAAGCTGGTTGGACCTGATAGGAACTATGATGTCAG GTTGACTGAACAATATGAAGAAGCGTCATTGCACTTGTTGGAACTGCTTGAAGGCCGGGACAAGGCTGTGGCAGGGACCACAT ACAAGTCACTGAAGGACACTCTGGAGAAAGTGCTGCTGAGTGGTTACTTTGACAGAGCACAAACTCATCAGAATGGGAagtgtgaggaggaagaggagcaagaGGAGCAGACTGTGGTGGCTGAGTCTAAGGCTGGGAAGCAGCCATCAGAACCTG AAGCATCAGCTACTGAAAAATACACAGAGCCAATTCAAGTGGAAACCACAGAG TTCGTAAACAGACAGTTCATTCCAGAAACTACGTACAGCAGTACAGAAAAAGACCAAGTGGAGGAGTGGACAGTGGAGGCTCAG ATGGTGAATTCCCTCCAGCACCAGCCCCCTGCCCAGCTGGCTGCAGAACCAACCGCTACTGTGAACCACGGCAGTCCCCCTCCGGCTGCTGACCCAGTGGTCAGGAAGCAGGTCGTGCAGGACCTCATGGCCCAAATGCAGGGGACGTACAACTTCATGCAG GACTCCATTTTGGAGTTTGACGGCCAAGCTCTGGACCCAGCCATCGTGTCCGCCCAGCCGATGAAGCCTGGGCAGACTGTTGACCTGCAGCAGTTGGGCTGCCCTTCAA CCCACTCAGAGTCCAGACTTCCTCAGACAAGTGAAGTGTCTGGACCACAGGAATCCTCACAA GCCTCGATGTCTCTGTCGTCTGAGCAGTCCCCCGCCCCATGCTCCCTGTCCCCTGCTTTCCCACCTGTCTCCAAACCCACCCACACTGGAGGCATCAATGTCAACGCCGCACCCTTCCAGTCAGTGCAAGCG GTCTTTAATCTGAATGCACCCGTACCTCCAGCCACTGATGGCCAAGCAGATCCTCTGAAGCCGCCCAGCCAGTTCCCTGGTGGCTATGGACAGGGCTTTAGCAGCCAGTCAGAGAGTACTGTAGACCAGCCTGACATCCCACAGGAGACATTCCAGTCAG TTGTTGGTGGGTTCCAGCCCCAAGACCAGGTCATGCCATCAACAGGAGGCCATGAAGAGTCCTCTCCAGGCGCAGGGTTTGGACAGTCAGGTCAGTCCTTTTACAACAGCAGGGCTGTGCCCAGGGGCGGACCCAGGACCGGCCGTGGCATGATGAACGGATACCGGGGCTCCTCCAATGGATTCAGAG GGGGATATGAAGGTTATCGCCCTCCTTTCTCAAACGCTCCCAGCAGCGGTTATGGTCAAACCCAATTTAATACGTCTCGGGACTATTCCAATAACACCTACCAGCGG GAGGGATACCAACAAAACTACAAGCGGGGAGCTGCCCAAGGAGCTCGAGGTTTGTCGAGAGGAAATGCTCAAACAATGCGATCCTAA
- the caprin1a gene encoding caprin-1a isoform X4, giving the protein MPSVMVGNNAVQSAIPDLGNASNSETMKQVLAVIDKKVRNMEKKKSKLDDCQARKSKGDQLNQDQLDALTKYQEIANNLEFARELQKSFLALGQEIQKAVKKTARREQLQREEMEQRRLKTVLELQFLLDQLGDESVRQDLKRPDATGSPLLSDADLKSLDEFYKLVGPDRNYDVRLTEQYEEASLHLLELLEGRDKAVAGTTYKSLKDTLEKVLLSGYFDRAQTHQNGKCEEEEEQEEQTVVAESKAGKQPSEPEASATEKYTEPIQVETTEFVNRQFIPETTYSSTEKDQVEEWTVEAQMVNSLQHQPPAQLAAEPTATVNHGSPPPAADPVVRKQVVQDLMAQMQGTYNFMQDSILEFDGQALDPAIVSAQPMKPGQTVDLQQLGCPSTHSESRLPQTSEVSGPQESSQVFNLNAPVPPATDGQADPLKPPSQFPGGYGQGFSSQSESTVDQPDIPQETFQSVVGGFQPQDQVMPSTGGHEESSPGAGFGQSGQSFYNSRAVPRGGPRTGRGMMNGYRGSSNGFRGGYEGYRPPFSNAPSSGYGQTQFNTSRDYSNNTYQREGYQQNYKRGAAQGARGLSRGNAQTMRS; this is encoded by the exons ATGCCTTCAGTGATGGTTGGCAACAATGCTGTCCAGTCTGCCATTCCAGACCTGGGAAATGCAAGTAATTCTGAGACCATGAAACAGGTTCTTGCTGTGATTGACAAGAAGGTTCGCAATatggaaaagaaaaag TCCAAACTGGATGACTGTCAGGCGAGGAAGAGTAAGGGAGATCAACTGAATCAGGATCAGCTG GATGCCTTGACGAAGTACCAAGAGATTGCCAACAACCTTGAGTTTGCTCGAGAATTGCAGAAGAGCTTCCTGGCATTGGGTCAAGAG ATTCAAAAGGCAGTGAAGAAGACTGCTAGACGGGAGCAGCTGCAGCGGGAGGAGATGGAACAACGGCGGCTGAAGACAGTGTTGGAGCTTCAGTTTTTACTGGACCAGTTGGGAGATGAGAGTGTCAGGCAGGACCTTAAACGGCCTGATGCCACTGGTTCCCCTCTGCTCAGTGACGCTGACCTCAAATCCCTTGATGAGTTTTACAAGCTGGTTGGACCTGATAGGAACTATGATGTCAG GTTGACTGAACAATATGAAGAAGCGTCATTGCACTTGTTGGAACTGCTTGAAGGCCGGGACAAGGCTGTGGCAGGGACCACAT ACAAGTCACTGAAGGACACTCTGGAGAAAGTGCTGCTGAGTGGTTACTTTGACAGAGCACAAACTCATCAGAATGGGAagtgtgaggaggaagaggagcaagaGGAGCAGACTGTGGTGGCTGAGTCTAAGGCTGGGAAGCAGCCATCAGAACCTG AAGCATCAGCTACTGAAAAATACACAGAGCCAATTCAAGTGGAAACCACAGAG TTCGTAAACAGACAGTTCATTCCAGAAACTACGTACAGCAGTACAGAAAAAGACCAAGTGGAGGAGTGGACAGTGGAGGCTCAG ATGGTGAATTCCCTCCAGCACCAGCCCCCTGCCCAGCTGGCTGCAGAACCAACCGCTACTGTGAACCACGGCAGTCCCCCTCCGGCTGCTGACCCAGTGGTCAGGAAGCAGGTCGTGCAGGACCTCATGGCCCAAATGCAGGGGACGTACAACTTCATGCAG GACTCCATTTTGGAGTTTGACGGCCAAGCTCTGGACCCAGCCATCGTGTCCGCCCAGCCGATGAAGCCTGGGCAGACTGTTGACCTGCAGCAGTTGGGCTGCCCTTCAA CCCACTCAGAGTCCAGACTTCCTCAGACAAGTGAAGTGTCTGGACCACAGGAATCCTCACAA GTCTTTAATCTGAATGCACCCGTACCTCCAGCCACTGATGGCCAAGCAGATCCTCTGAAGCCGCCCAGCCAGTTCCCTGGTGGCTATGGACAGGGCTTTAGCAGCCAGTCAGAGAGTACTGTAGACCAGCCTGACATCCCACAGGAGACATTCCAGTCAG TTGTTGGTGGGTTCCAGCCCCAAGACCAGGTCATGCCATCAACAGGAGGCCATGAAGAGTCCTCTCCAGGCGCAGGGTTTGGACAGTCAGGTCAGTCCTTTTACAACAGCAGGGCTGTGCCCAGGGGCGGACCCAGGACCGGCCGTGGCATGATGAACGGATACCGGGGCTCCTCCAATGGATTCAGAG GGGGATATGAAGGTTATCGCCCTCCTTTCTCAAACGCTCCCAGCAGCGGTTATGGTCAAACCCAATTTAATACGTCTCGGGACTATTCCAATAACACCTACCAGCGG GAGGGATACCAACAAAACTACAAGCGGGGAGCTGCCCAAGGAGCTCGAGGTTTGTCGAGAGGAAATGCTCAAACAATGCGATCCTAA
- the caprin1a gene encoding caprin-1a isoform X3, giving the protein MPSVMVGNNAVQSAIPDLGNASNSETMKQVLAVIDKKVRNMEKKKSKLDDCQARKSKGDQLNQDQLDALTKYQEIANNLEFARELQKSFLALGQEIQKAVKKTARREQLQREEMEQRRLKTVLELQFLLDQLGDESVRQDLKRPDATGSPLLSDADLKSLDEFYKLVGPDRNYDVRLTEQYEEASLHLLELLEGRDKAVAGTTYKSLKDTLEKVLLSGYFDRAQTHQNGKCEEEEEQEEQTVVAESKAGKQPSEPEASATEKYTEPIQVETTEFVNRQFIPETTYSSTEKDQVEEWTVEAQMVNSLQHQPPAQLAAEPTATVNHGSPPPAADPVVRKQVVQDLMAQMQGTYNFMQDSILEFDGQALDPAIVSAQPMKPGQTVDLQQLGCPSSESHSESRLPQTSEVSGPQESSQVFNLNAPVPPATDGQADPLKPPSQFPGGYGQGFSSQSESTVDQPDIPQETFQSVVGGFQPQDQVMPSTGGHEESSPGAGFGQSGQSFYNSRAVPRGGPRTGRGMMNGYRGSSNGFRGGYEGYRPPFSNAPSSGYGQTQFNTSRDYSNNTYQREGYQQNYKRGAAQGARGLSRGNAQTMRS; this is encoded by the exons ATGCCTTCAGTGATGGTTGGCAACAATGCTGTCCAGTCTGCCATTCCAGACCTGGGAAATGCAAGTAATTCTGAGACCATGAAACAGGTTCTTGCTGTGATTGACAAGAAGGTTCGCAATatggaaaagaaaaag TCCAAACTGGATGACTGTCAGGCGAGGAAGAGTAAGGGAGATCAACTGAATCAGGATCAGCTG GATGCCTTGACGAAGTACCAAGAGATTGCCAACAACCTTGAGTTTGCTCGAGAATTGCAGAAGAGCTTCCTGGCATTGGGTCAAGAG ATTCAAAAGGCAGTGAAGAAGACTGCTAGACGGGAGCAGCTGCAGCGGGAGGAGATGGAACAACGGCGGCTGAAGACAGTGTTGGAGCTTCAGTTTTTACTGGACCAGTTGGGAGATGAGAGTGTCAGGCAGGACCTTAAACGGCCTGATGCCACTGGTTCCCCTCTGCTCAGTGACGCTGACCTCAAATCCCTTGATGAGTTTTACAAGCTGGTTGGACCTGATAGGAACTATGATGTCAG GTTGACTGAACAATATGAAGAAGCGTCATTGCACTTGTTGGAACTGCTTGAAGGCCGGGACAAGGCTGTGGCAGGGACCACAT ACAAGTCACTGAAGGACACTCTGGAGAAAGTGCTGCTGAGTGGTTACTTTGACAGAGCACAAACTCATCAGAATGGGAagtgtgaggaggaagaggagcaagaGGAGCAGACTGTGGTGGCTGAGTCTAAGGCTGGGAAGCAGCCATCAGAACCTG AAGCATCAGCTACTGAAAAATACACAGAGCCAATTCAAGTGGAAACCACAGAG TTCGTAAACAGACAGTTCATTCCAGAAACTACGTACAGCAGTACAGAAAAAGACCAAGTGGAGGAGTGGACAGTGGAGGCTCAG ATGGTGAATTCCCTCCAGCACCAGCCCCCTGCCCAGCTGGCTGCAGAACCAACCGCTACTGTGAACCACGGCAGTCCCCCTCCGGCTGCTGACCCAGTGGTCAGGAAGCAGGTCGTGCAGGACCTCATGGCCCAAATGCAGGGGACGTACAACTTCATGCAG GACTCCATTTTGGAGTTTGACGGCCAAGCTCTGGACCCAGCCATCGTGTCCGCCCAGCCGATGAAGCCTGGGCAGACTGTTGACCTGCAGCAGTTGGGCTGCCCTTCAAGTGAGT CCCACTCAGAGTCCAGACTTCCTCAGACAAGTGAAGTGTCTGGACCACAGGAATCCTCACAA GTCTTTAATCTGAATGCACCCGTACCTCCAGCCACTGATGGCCAAGCAGATCCTCTGAAGCCGCCCAGCCAGTTCCCTGGTGGCTATGGACAGGGCTTTAGCAGCCAGTCAGAGAGTACTGTAGACCAGCCTGACATCCCACAGGAGACATTCCAGTCAG TTGTTGGTGGGTTCCAGCCCCAAGACCAGGTCATGCCATCAACAGGAGGCCATGAAGAGTCCTCTCCAGGCGCAGGGTTTGGACAGTCAGGTCAGTCCTTTTACAACAGCAGGGCTGTGCCCAGGGGCGGACCCAGGACCGGCCGTGGCATGATGAACGGATACCGGGGCTCCTCCAATGGATTCAGAG GGGGATATGAAGGTTATCGCCCTCCTTTCTCAAACGCTCCCAGCAGCGGTTATGGTCAAACCCAATTTAATACGTCTCGGGACTATTCCAATAACACCTACCAGCGG GAGGGATACCAACAAAACTACAAGCGGGGAGCTGCCCAAGGAGCTCGAGGTTTGTCGAGAGGAAATGCTCAAACAATGCGATCCTAA
- the nucb2a gene encoding nucleobindin-2a, giving the protein MSSRIHNKMCWSRALLTGWIPLLLVQMLCLEAVPISMDKTKVLREPEIKAEEAPASVDTGLHYDRYLREVIDFLEKDQHFREKLHNTDMEDIKQGKLAKELDFVSHHVRTKLDELKRQEVNRLRTLIKAKQDLEGGNDIAVDHQALLKQFEYLNHMNPHTFEVDDLDRLIRSATKDLENYDKERHEEFKKYEMTKEHDRKEHLKTLDDDERKKEEEHYEEMKKKHADHPKVNHPGSQNQLKEVWEEADGLDPEDFDPKTFFNLHDTNGDGYFDEQELEALFTKELEKIYDPTNEEDDMVEMEEERLRMREHVMNEVDSNKDRLVSLEEFLVATKKKEFLEPDSWETLEQNQAYTDEEMKEFEEHLTQQEQDLNQKSVDLQQQREELERQQEQLNAQKVELQQAVEHMERLKSQKVEPPPEVHVEGNAIPEMHEVDLQLHPEHEAQQQGHHLAPQDPQYTPQEHHEQHQDLAQHGLPQTHHDLPPGHQEAAQGQQLNLP; this is encoded by the exons ATGAGCTCCAGGATCCATAATAAA ATGTGTTGGAGCAGGGCCCTTCTCACCGGCTGGATTCCTCTGTTGCTGGTCCAGATGTTGTGTTTAGAGGCAGTGCCCATCAGTATGGATAAGACAAAAGTCCTCCGAGAGCCAGAGATAAAAGCCGAAGAGGCTCCAGCTAGTGTG GACACAGGACTCCACTACGACCGCTACCTCAGGGAAGTCATTGATTTTCTAGAGAAAGATCAGCATTTCAGAGAAAAGCTCCACAATACAGACATGGAAGACATCAAG CAAGGTAAGCTGGCCAAAGAGCTGGACTTTGTCAGCCATCATGTCAGAACAAAGCTGGACGAGTTGAAGAGGCAGGAGGTGAACAGACTCCGAACTCTGATTAAGGCCAAGCAAGACCTTGAAGGAGGGAACG ACATCGCAGTGGACCACCAGGCTCTGCTCAAACAGTTTGAGTACCTGAACCACATGAACCCACATACATTTGAAGTGGATGACCTGGATCGGCTCATCAGATCG GCCACTAAAGATCTGGAGAACTACGACAAAGAGAGACACGAGGAGTTCAAGAAGTATGAGATGACGAAAGAGCACGACAGAAAGGAACACCTGAAAACGCTGGATGACGACgaaaggaaaaaagaggaggagcactatgaggagatgaagaagaagcacGCTGACCACCCTAAAGTCAACCACCCG GGTAGCCAGAATCAACTGAAGGAGGTGTGGGAGGAAGCTGATGGCTTGGACCCTGAAGATTTTGACCCCAAGACTTTTTTCAACCTGCACG ATACCAACGGAGATGGCTATTTTGATGAACAGGAACTGGAGGCATTGTTCACTAAAGAG CTGGAAAAAATCTATGACCCCACCAATGAAGAGGATGATATggtggagatggaggaagagaggctGCGTATGAGAGAGCATGTTATGAACGAG GTGGATTCTAACAAAGACAGACTGGTCTCGTTAGAGGAGTTCCTGGTTGCTACAAAGAAAAAGGAATTCTTGGAGCCCGATAGCTGGGAG ACCCTGGAGCAGAACCAGGCTTACACAGACGAGGAGATGAAGGAGTTTGAGGAGCATCTTACTCAGCAGGAACAGGACCTCAACCAGAAGTCTGTTGACCTCcagcaacagagagaggagctggagagacagCAGGAGCAGCTGAATGCACagaaagtagagctgcaacag GCAGTCGAGCACATGGAACGGCTGAAATCACAGAAAGTAGAACCCCCTCCAGAGGTTCACG TTGAAGGAAATGCCATCCCAGAGATGCACGAAGTCGACCTCCAGCTGCATCCTGAACATGAGGCCCAACAGCAAGGGCATCATCTTGCACCCCAAGATCCTCAATATACACCTCAGGAACACCATGAACAACATCAAGACCTGGCCCAGCATGGTCTGCCCCAGACACACCACGATCTGCCACCAGGCCACCAAGAAGCTGCACAGGGCCAGCAGCTTAACCTGCCATAA